The following coding sequences are from one Treponema parvum window:
- a CDS encoding carbohydrate ABC transporter permease: protein MAKKNNRTSKILMQMTGSDRIFYAALDVFLILSLLVIALPLWSTITLSFRPNHFIGSNVEGMFLPPWKWSNAAYKALLGNRGFALAFFNSLKILFFGVITALIFTIPIAYGLSIQTLPGRKFLNIFILIPYLFNIGLIPHYLVITKLGLSNHLAAVYFPVAVTTYNCLIMRSFFEGIPDSLKESARIDGAPEWMVLVRIILPLSKPILMTIGLFYGVSYWNDFFNAMLYLNKNELQPLPILLRNILLASGMNEYVEVNAFGEAPIAAIKAASVFMSAIPMVIAYPFIQKYFTKGTLLGSVKG, encoded by the coding sequence ATGGCTAAAAAGAATAACCGGACGTCAAAAATACTGATGCAAATGACGGGCTCCGACAGAATATTTTACGCAGCCCTTGATGTTTTTTTGATTTTATCGCTATTGGTCATTGCGCTTCCGCTGTGGAGCACGATAACGCTCTCTTTCCGTCCCAACCATTTTATCGGCTCGAACGTCGAAGGCATGTTTCTTCCGCCGTGGAAGTGGTCTAACGCCGCGTACAAAGCCTTGCTCGGAAACCGCGGATTTGCCCTCGCCTTTTTTAACAGTCTTAAAATATTGTTCTTCGGCGTAATTACGGCTCTGATTTTTACAATACCCATAGCATACGGGCTTTCGATACAGACATTGCCCGGCCGGAAATTTCTTAATATTTTCATATTGATTCCGTACCTGTTTAACATAGGCCTTATACCGCATTATTTGGTGATCACAAAATTGGGACTTTCAAATCACCTTGCGGCAGTCTATTTCCCCGTCGCAGTTACAACCTACAACTGTCTTATAATGCGAAGTTTTTTTGAAGGAATTCCTGATTCTCTTAAAGAATCCGCACGCATAGACGGAGCGCCGGAATGGATGGTTTTGGTAAGGATAATACTGCCGCTTTCAAAGCCGATTCTCATGACGATAGGATTATTTTACGGAGTTTCATACTGGAACGACTTTTTTAACGCCATGCTGTATTTGAATAAAAACGAACTGCAACCCCTTCCCATATTGCTGCGAAACATACTTCTTGCCAGCGGAATGAACGAGTATGTTGAAGTAAATGCGTTCGGCGAAGCTCCCATCGCAGCCATAAAAGCGGCTTCCGTATTTATGTCCGCAATCCCAATGGTAATTGCCTATCCGTTCATTCAAAAATACTTTACAAAGGGAACTCTTTTGGGAAGCGTCAAGGGATAA
- a CDS encoding extracellular solute-binding protein — translation MKLTRFSAAALAIAMGAALFASGANEKQAGGPVTINLWYGAAVTEAGPPPAGWEVQKIIKEKFDIDLVLTALPSSDNDQDQKINAASAANELPDLFMVSRPVWLRLVDQGLVAPVDDMYEKMPNRKTHYGKDSIMHTTIDGKSYGLASPGSIIRNEGLVIRKDWLDRLGLKAPTNLDEMMKVMEAFTFNDPDGNGKNDTYGYGAFLENTQDTEGLGRRLEPIMGAFGLCGTWDMSAKNPGLKIFRPEYFEALSYVKQMCDKKVIDPNWLSYKKDDFRAAWKQGRFGMMREQNSALASKNNYAPFDKNFPNGEWMIIDPPKGPNGLQSAGNYSNNYRIYAISESAAAAGKKDAIAKLLNWMSDEGPDGGYYMIGWGKEGVNFIKDSNGIPTTKGIPDPTKAWSNSEIVNITQLRNMVFYNGAVEIKARYPAYTTDVSKKIMDPGAILINMQSRPWENSNGISMMPPPNADVKRFLEQGVLEFLTGKRQLTRANWDAWVKNFKDIGGQAWNDAGVAEGKKKNIFH, via the coding sequence ATGAAACTTACAAGATTTTCTGCAGCGGCTCTGGCAATCGCTATGGGCGCCGCATTGTTTGCAAGCGGAGCAAACGAAAAACAGGCCGGCGGCCCGGTTACGATCAACCTGTGGTACGGAGCCGCCGTTACAGAAGCGGGCCCGCCGCCTGCCGGCTGGGAAGTACAAAAGATCATTAAAGAAAAATTCGACATCGATCTTGTATTGACTGCCCTTCCGTCTTCTGACAACGATCAGGATCAAAAAATTAACGCTGCAAGCGCTGCGAACGAACTTCCGGATCTGTTTATGGTTTCCCGCCCTGTTTGGCTTCGTTTGGTGGATCAGGGGCTTGTAGCTCCCGTAGACGACATGTATGAAAAAATGCCCAATCGAAAAACGCACTACGGTAAAGACAGCATTATGCACACTACCATAGACGGAAAATCCTACGGACTGGCTTCGCCCGGTTCTATCATAAGAAATGAAGGCTTGGTTATAAGAAAAGACTGGCTTGACAGGCTGGGCTTAAAAGCGCCTACGAACCTTGACGAGATGATGAAAGTGATGGAAGCCTTTACATTCAATGATCCTGACGGCAACGGTAAAAACGACACTTACGGCTACGGCGCGTTCCTTGAAAATACGCAGGATACGGAAGGGCTTGGACGCAGATTGGAACCTATCATGGGCGCCTTCGGCCTGTGCGGCACTTGGGATATGTCGGCAAAAAATCCGGGATTGAAGATTTTTCGGCCGGAATACTTTGAAGCTCTTTCCTATGTAAAGCAAATGTGCGATAAAAAAGTCATAGACCCAAACTGGCTTTCATATAAAAAAGATGATTTTAGAGCGGCTTGGAAACAAGGACGTTTCGGAATGATGCGCGAACAGAACAGCGCTCTTGCCTCAAAAAACAATTATGCTCCGTTCGATAAAAATTTCCCGAACGGCGAATGGATGATCATAGATCCTCCCAAGGGACCGAACGGTCTTCAGTCTGCAGGCAACTATTCAAACAACTACCGCATCTACGCTATATCCGAATCGGCTGCGGCAGCGGGAAAAAAGGATGCCATAGCTAAACTTTTAAACTGGATGTCGGACGAAGGCCCTGACGGCGGCTATTATATGATCGGCTGGGGTAAAGAAGGCGTAAACTTTATAAAAGATTCAAACGGCATCCCGACAACAAAGGGTATCCCAGATCCTACGAAAGCGTGGAGCAATTCCGAAATAGTAAACATCACACAGCTGCGCAATATGGTATTTTACAACGGAGCTGTAGAAATAAAGGCCCGTTATCCTGCCTATACAACCGACGTATCCAAAAAGATCATGGATCCGGGCGCAATTCTTATCAATATGCAGAGCCGCCCTTGGGAAAATTCAAACGGAATTTCCATGATGCCGCCGCCCAACGCCGACGTAAAAAGGTTTTTGGAACAGGGTGTTTTGGAATTTCTTACGGGAAAGCGACAGCTTACAAGGGCAAATTGGGACGCATGGGTTAAAAACTTTAAGGATATAGGCGGTCAGGCGTGGAATGATGCTGGCGTCGCCGAAGGAAAAAAGAAAAACATATTCCATTGA
- a CDS encoding pectinesterase family protein — protein MSRIYTVAADGSGDFTAIQDALNTEDDDVVIKLKPGLYKGQIFSAKKRLKILGEDPEKTVISGNIGAKDIHPDGYKTGTFRSFTAYFAGDSVFLENLTIENTAGQGTDVGQAVALYASASYVYCKNLKILGHQDTLFTAPLPEKERIPGGFKGPEENSVRKPSLQYYEDCFISGTVDFIFGSADVLFKNCTVCVRDSSTECYITTPSSFKDGTGYIFDGCTVVRDNEDGETSRLQRKNVYLGRPWREFAKCCWMNCDFSDVICDEAWDNWRNAENEKTCRFSVYKNKWDRTGEGGLGGFARRLSDEEACEMIRKAKDIKLKVIAACRLP, from the coding sequence ATGAGCAGAATATATACCGTCGCTGCCGACGGTTCAGGCGACTTTACCGCGATACAGGACGCCTTAAACACCGAAGACGACGACGTTGTCATAAAACTTAAACCCGGCCTTTATAAAGGGCAGATTTTTTCCGCCAAAAAAAGACTTAAAATCTTAGGCGAAGATCCTGAAAAAACTGTGATAAGCGGAAACATAGGCGCCAAAGATATTCATCCGGACGGTTATAAAACGGGAACATTCCGTTCTTTTACGGCATATTTTGCGGGAGATTCGGTTTTTCTTGAAAATCTTACTATTGAAAACACTGCGGGGCAGGGAACTGACGTAGGCCAGGCGGTAGCTTTGTACGCATCCGCATCTTACGTTTATTGCAAAAATCTTAAAATATTAGGACATCAGGACACTCTTTTTACAGCTCCTCTGCCTGAAAAAGAGCGCATACCGGGCGGCTTTAAAGGTCCCGAAGAAAATTCCGTGAGAAAGCCGTCGTTACAGTATTACGAGGATTGCTTTATTTCGGGCACTGTGGATTTTATCTTCGGGAGCGCGGATGTATTGTTTAAAAACTGTACCGTGTGCGTGCGAGATTCATCTACGGAATGTTACATAACGACGCCTTCAAGTTTTAAAGACGGAACAGGATATATTTTTGACGGATGCACGGTCGTCAGAGACAACGAAGACGGCGAGACTTCCCGCTTGCAGCGTAAAAACGTGTATCTCGGCCGGCCTTGGCGGGAATTTGCAAAATGCTGCTGGATGAACTGCGATTTTTCAGATGTAATTTGCGATGAAGCATGGGATAATTGGCGTAATGCGGAAAATGAAAAAACTTGCCGTTTTTCCGTTTACAAGAACAAGTGGGACCGTACCGGCGAAGGAGGTTTGGGAGGCTTTGCCCGCCGCCTTTCGGATGAAGAAGCTTGTGAAATGATCCGAAAGGCAAAGGATATTAAGCTTAAAGTAATAGCTGCGTGCCGCCTCCCGTAA
- a CDS encoding undecaprenyl-diphosphate phosphatase, with translation MTVFKAIILGLVQGITEFLPVSSSGHLFILRRLFLANEIPILFDIMLHIATLAAVVIFFRKKIGRLLCVFAKILFFYPVCKLRRGSNYDRGGVQTENVGGAQVEGIGDTKTERIGGLRPDGLSGACDDPGDGLTGTDELSKKTIIAVLLTTVLTGAIGIFTKEYVTDLPPKFICTGFIVTALLLILSSSAEKRNKAASDKIPLGISWRQALLIGLMQGIGTLPGISRSGSTISGALFSGVDRETAAEFSFIVSIPAILGAFIIEIKDIGKLSSSVGLLPAAAGFITALVTGYVCLALLMKIIKKGRLEWFSLYLIPLGIAGILLF, from the coding sequence ATGACAGTATTTAAAGCTATTATCCTGGGTTTAGTACAGGGGATTACCGAATTTTTACCCGTATCGTCTTCCGGGCACCTGTTTATCTTACGCCGTCTGTTTTTGGCAAATGAAATTCCTATTTTATTCGATATTATGCTGCACATCGCAACGCTTGCGGCGGTCGTCATTTTTTTTAGAAAAAAGATAGGGCGCCTGTTATGCGTTTTTGCAAAAATTTTATTTTTTTATCCGGTGTGTAAGTTGCGGCGCGGTTCAAACTATGACCGCGGCGGTGTGCAAACTGAAAATGTAGGCGGCGCACAAGTGGAAGGCATTGGTGATACGAAGACTGAACGTATCGGCGGCCTCCGGCCTGACGGTCTAAGCGGCGCATGCGATGATCCTGGCGACGGCCTTACGGGAACCGACGAGCTCAGTAAAAAAACAATCATTGCCGTCCTTTTGACAACGGTTTTAACGGGCGCGATAGGAATATTTACAAAAGAATATGTCACCGATCTGCCGCCTAAATTTATCTGCACAGGATTTATCGTAACTGCGCTGCTTTTAATCTTATCCTCATCGGCCGAAAAACGTAATAAAGCGGCTTCGGACAAAATTCCTCTGGGAATTTCATGGCGGCAGGCGCTTCTGATCGGTCTTATGCAAGGGATCGGAACACTGCCCGGAATTTCAAGGTCGGGCTCTACAATTTCCGGAGCCTTGTTTTCCGGAGTAGACCGTGAAACCGCGGCGGAATTCTCGTTTATAGTTTCTATTCCCGCAATTTTAGGCGCATTTATCATCGAAATAAAAGACATTGGAAAATTGTCGTCTTCCGTGGGACTTCTTCCCGCCGCGGCGGGCTTTATTACAGCCCTTGTTACAGGATATGTTTGCCTTGCGTTGCTCATGAAAATTATAAAAAAAGGGCGTCTGGAATGGTTTTCGCTTTATCTTATTCCCCTGGGAATAGCGGGCATTTTATTGTTTTAA
- a CDS encoding ABC transporter ATP-binding protein: MKMTYNPLSPPDSRHVPASNIKYFLSFFVPHIRLFLLDMLCAVFISAVDLFFPIISRYILNDLLKQFDLASYETVRAFAILLAVILLCYFMRFAAQWFVTYFGHMFGVYVEADMRRDIFAHLEKQTFSFFDTHRTGKIMSRATYDLFEVSELSHHGPEDLFISITTLTGAICFLFYIRWEIALVITVLLPILILRVYFSKKNMMGSSKTVKEKTADMNAEIESAVSGVRVTKAFTNEEYENRRFGEINKRFFYAKSGYYRTMATFHSQIDFMMNLLNVIVLATGGIFIMKGKMTFGDYVAVNLFVAAFVQPIKKLSNFMEQYSSGISGFQRFAEIMRSDNETPEKQDAKELTNVLGNVEYENVDFAYKNGVQVLKNVNISVRSGQKLALVGPSGSGKTTLCNLLPRFYELQGGSIKIDGHDIRDVTVRSLRSCIGIVQQDVFLFADTIRANIAYGKPDASEQEIIEAAKRAEIHDDIMNMTDGYDTMVGERGIKLSGGQKQRVSIARIFLKNPPILILDEATSALDTATEMKIQKSFEELSEGRTTFVIAHRLSTVKNAKIIAVVDNEGITECGTHDELMKSEGLYSSLYTAQFGD, translated from the coding sequence ATGAAGATGACTTACAATCCTTTGTCCCCTCCGGATTCCAGACATGTTCCGGCATCGAATATAAAATATTTTTTATCGTTTTTCGTACCGCATATTCGTCTTTTCCTTTTGGACATGCTGTGCGCCGTGTTTATTTCAGCGGTAGATCTGTTTTTTCCCATAATTTCAAGATATATTTTGAACGACCTTTTAAAGCAGTTTGATTTGGCGTCGTATGAAACGGTAAGAGCTTTTGCAATACTGCTCGCCGTAATTCTGCTCTGCTATTTTATGCGTTTTGCCGCACAGTGGTTCGTTACATATTTCGGACACATGTTCGGCGTTTACGTAGAAGCCGACATGCGGCGAGATATATTTGCGCACCTTGAAAAGCAGACCTTTTCATTTTTCGATACGCACCGCACGGGAAAGATAATGTCGCGGGCTACATACGACCTTTTTGAAGTGAGCGAACTGTCTCACCACGGCCCGGAAGACCTTTTTATTTCCATTACAACCTTAACCGGCGCAATATGCTTTTTGTTTTATATAAGATGGGAAATTGCGCTCGTGATCACGGTTCTTTTGCCAATCTTAATCTTGCGGGTATATTTTTCAAAAAAGAATATGATGGGCTCTTCCAAAACGGTAAAAGAAAAAACCGCCGATATGAACGCCGAAATAGAATCCGCAGTCAGCGGCGTAAGGGTTACGAAGGCTTTTACGAACGAAGAATATGAAAACAGGCGTTTCGGCGAAATAAACAAGCGTTTTTTTTATGCGAAATCCGGATATTACCGCACTATGGCGACCTTTCACAGCCAGATAGACTTTATGATGAATCTTCTAAACGTTATAGTCCTTGCGACGGGCGGAATTTTTATAATGAAAGGTAAGATGACCTTCGGCGACTATGTGGCGGTAAATTTATTTGTGGCCGCTTTCGTTCAGCCCATAAAAAAACTTTCAAATTTTATGGAACAGTATTCAAGCGGAATATCGGGGTTCCAACGCTTTGCCGAAATTATGCGCAGCGATAACGAAACTCCTGAAAAACAGGATGCGAAAGAATTGACAAACGTTTTAGGCAATGTCGAATATGAAAACGTGGATTTTGCATATAAAAACGGAGTACAGGTTTTAAAAAATGTAAACATAAGCGTAAGATCCGGACAAAAACTTGCGCTGGTAGGACCAAGCGGCAGCGGAAAGACTACTTTATGCAATCTTTTGCCTAGGTTTTATGAACTGCAGGGCGGAAGCATAAAAATTGACGGGCATGACATAAGGGATGTTACCGTAAGATCTTTGCGTTCCTGCATAGGAATCGTTCAGCAGGATGTGTTTTTGTTCGCCGATACTATAAGGGCAAACATAGCTTACGGAAAGCCCGATGCGAGCGAGCAGGAAATAATCGAAGCCGCAAAGCGCGCTGAAATTCACGACGATATTATGAACATGACAGACGGTTACGACACTATGGTGGGTGAGCGCGGAATAAAACTTTCAGGCGGGCAAAAACAGAGAGTTTCGATAGCGCGAATTTTTCTTAAAAATCCGCCCATTTTGATTCTGGACGAAGCTACGTCGGCTTTGGACACTGCAACGGAGATGAAGATTCAAAAATCGTTTGAAGAACTTTCCGAAGGGCGGACGACTTTTGTAATCGCGCACAGGCTTTCAACCGTTAAAAATGCAAAAATCATCGCCGTAGTAGACAACGAAGGAATCACGGAGTGCGGAACTCACGACGAGCTTATGAAATCCGAAGGCCTTTACAGCAGCCTGTATACGGCTCAGTTCGGCGACTGA
- a CDS encoding NAD(P)H-hydrate dehydratase: MKPLFADTRLLDQAAMDAFALTEDIMMENAAAALEFAVRHRLGDINAAACNVLIVTGGGNNGADGITLARRMNGESRVSVYPAAPPKSKMCVLQCERAKKAGVAFLTEREIGKNILYADVIVDCIYGSGFHGKFDKKTATLVKRINLSKAYKIACDIPSGIDANGIIETKDSDGNLLAFRADKTIAMGALKTAFFSDAAKDFCGKDIVLAPLGIGNKKFETAPVVPSAAAGAPDTAGAPKEKVPPEAFLLEKSDMKLPYRTLQNVNKGTFGHTAVICGEKPGAALIAGSAAFAFGAGLVTLVHANACRPEKTAAESGDGTAVKSYDRSATCNNSFEKGGISDSPSGLNKNLCFYCPPELMQSSVIPLNTKSIALGMGLGTDEKAAKDILTSVQNLLLKNKNIYCVLDADMFSMPQVKDFLEAFALSEKERRLVLTPHPKEFLSLLNICGIYGDCELLEKEAQPPLSVDEVVKNRISLSKQFLKKYPGAVLLLKGANVCISCSTENGEIFTMINSNGNPCLAKGGSGDVLAGMTAALLAQGYTAVDAAVSASLAHAFASKKAAKCTAYGLTPFMLIEKVRSL, encoded by the coding sequence ATGAAACCGCTTTTTGCCGATACAAGACTTCTGGATCAAGCTGCGATGGATGCCTTCGCTCTCACCGAAGATATTATGATGGAAAACGCCGCAGCAGCTCTTGAATTTGCCGTAAGGCATAGACTGGGCGATATAAACGCGGCGGCTTGCAACGTACTCATAGTAACGGGCGGCGGCAACAACGGCGCGGACGGCATAACCCTAGCAAGGCGGATGAACGGCGAGAGCCGGGTATCTGTGTATCCTGCAGCGCCGCCAAAAAGCAAAATGTGCGTCTTACAGTGCGAGAGGGCTAAAAAAGCCGGCGTCGCTTTTTTAACTGAAAGAGAAATAGGAAAAAATATCCTTTATGCCGACGTAATAGTCGATTGTATTTACGGCAGCGGTTTTCATGGAAAATTCGATAAAAAAACCGCAACCCTTGTAAAGCGGATAAACCTTTCAAAGGCATACAAAATAGCTTGTGATATTCCCAGCGGAATAGACGCAAACGGTATCATAGAAACAAAGGATTCGGACGGGAACCTTCTCGCTTTTCGCGCGGATAAGACCATAGCTATGGGAGCTTTAAAGACGGCTTTTTTTAGCGATGCGGCAAAGGATTTTTGCGGCAAAGATATTGTACTCGCCCCTCTTGGAATCGGCAATAAAAAATTTGAAACCGCACCCGTCGTGCCAAGCGCGGCGGCTGGGGCGCCTGACACGGCAGGCGCGCCTAAAGAAAAAGTCCCGCCCGAAGCGTTCCTTCTTGAAAAAAGCGACATGAAACTTCCGTATCGCACGCTGCAAAATGTAAACAAGGGAACCTTCGGCCATACGGCCGTGATCTGCGGAGAAAAACCGGGAGCGGCTTTAATTGCGGGAAGCGCGGCCTTTGCCTTCGGAGCCGGCTTAGTCACGCTGGTGCATGCAAACGCCTGCCGGCCGGAAAAAACGGCAGCCGAGTCCGGCGACGGAACGGCAGTCAAGTCATATGACAGATCGGCAACCTGTAACAACTCCTTTGAAAAAGGCGGCATATCGGACAGCCCGAGCGGTTTGAACAAAAATCTTTGCTTTTACTGCCCGCCGGAACTGATGCAGTCTTCTGTCATTCCTTTAAATACAAAGTCAATAGCGCTCGGAATGGGGCTCGGTACCGACGAAAAAGCCGCTAAAGACATTTTAACTTCCGTACAAAATTTGCTGCTGAAAAATAAAAACATATATTGCGTGCTGGACGCGGATATGTTTTCTATGCCCCAAGTAAAGGATTTTCTTGAAGCCTTCGCTCTTTCCGAAAAAGAAAGACGGCTTGTGCTTACGCCGCACCCTAAAGAATTTTTGTCTTTGCTGAATATATGCGGAATATACGGCGACTGCGAGCTTTTAGAAAAAGAAGCGCAACCGCCTTTGTCCGTGGACGAAGTCGTCAAAAACAGGATAAGCCTTTCAAAGCAATTCTTAAAAAAATACCCCGGAGCCGTTCTTCTTTTAAAAGGAGCAAACGTCTGTATTTCGTGTTCGACGGAAAACGGTGAAATTTTTACAATGATAAATTCCAACGGGAACCCTTGTCTTGCAAAAGGCGGATCGGGCGACGTCCTTGCCGGAATGACGGCGGCTTTATTGGCGCAGGGCTATACGGCGGTAGACGCCGCAGTAAGCGCGTCTTTGGCGCACGCGTTTGCCTCAAAAAAAGCTGCAAAATGCACCGCATACGGACTTACGCCTTTTATGCTTATAGAAAAAGTAAGATCCCTATAA
- a CDS encoding glutamine synthetase III: protein MQNVQEIFGSMVFNLKVMQEKLPKDTFKTLKKTIEDGTPLELDVANQVAHAMKEWAIEKGATHYTHWFQPLTGITAEKHESFIVPTDDGGVIMSLSGKELIRGEPDASSFPSGGRRATFEARGYTVWDPTAYAFVKEHSLCIPTAFCSYTGEALDKKTPLLRSMESISKQSVRILRMFGNRTVKRVASSIGAEQEYFLIDEALYERRKDLKVCGRTLFGSKPPKGQEMDDQYYGALKTRVSAYMEDLNTELWKLGIPAKTEHNEAAPAQHEMAPIYTLSNVAADQNQLTMEIMKKVAARHKLVCLLHEKPFAGVNGSGKHNNWSIQTNEGENLMDPGKTPRKNAQFLLFLTAVIKAVDENQDLLRISVASAGNDLRLGASEAPPAIISIYLGEELEAVLESIKDGTPYNEASNQKMTIGVDVLPAIPKDTTDRNRTSPFAFTGNKFEFRSVGSSLSISGPATTLNAIVTDSLKTFADELEGSKNFNADLQNLIKREITAHWKIIFNGNGYDANWLKEANRRGLMNLKSLPDAIAEYLKPKNIKLYTRTGVYSEIEMRGHYEVKIEKYCQVLNIETETMLEMIRKDILPAAFKYMKEISTAAAAVKNLVKSAECKAETALIKALDILTDDLMEKAENLDAVHLEAKKLTGIESAKFYAAKVIPAMTEARAAADKIEPLIAEEFKPFPSYEDLLFHI from the coding sequence ATGCAGAATGTACAAGAAATTTTCGGCAGTATGGTTTTCAACCTCAAAGTCATGCAGGAAAAACTGCCGAAGGACACGTTTAAAACCCTAAAAAAGACCATTGAGGACGGAACTCCGCTCGAACTGGACGTGGCAAATCAGGTTGCACACGCAATGAAAGAATGGGCTATCGAAAAAGGGGCCACACACTATACCCATTGGTTTCAGCCTTTAACGGGGATTACGGCCGAAAAACATGAAAGTTTTATCGTGCCTACGGACGACGGCGGCGTAATAATGAGCCTCAGCGGCAAGGAATTGATCCGCGGGGAACCGGATGCCTCTTCGTTTCCGTCTGGCGGCCGCCGTGCGACTTTTGAAGCGAGAGGATACACGGTCTGGGATCCTACCGCTTACGCCTTTGTAAAAGAACATTCTCTTTGTATTCCTACGGCCTTCTGTTCATACACGGGCGAAGCGCTTGATAAAAAAACGCCTCTTCTGCGCTCAATGGAATCCATAAGCAAACAATCGGTACGCATACTGCGCATGTTCGGAAACAGAACCGTAAAACGCGTGGCGTCTTCTATAGGGGCGGAGCAGGAATACTTTCTTATTGACGAAGCTCTTTACGAACGGAGAAAAGACTTAAAGGTATGCGGCAGGACGCTGTTCGGTTCCAAGCCGCCGAAAGGGCAGGAAATGGACGATCAATACTACGGCGCCCTTAAAACAAGGGTAAGCGCTTATATGGAAGATCTGAACACGGAACTGTGGAAACTTGGAATACCTGCAAAAACCGAACACAATGAAGCGGCTCCCGCGCAGCACGAAATGGCTCCGATCTACACATTAAGCAACGTCGCCGCAGATCAAAATCAGCTTACCATGGAAATCATGAAAAAAGTTGCGGCGCGGCACAAGCTCGTATGTCTGTTGCATGAAAAACCTTTTGCCGGTGTAAACGGAAGCGGTAAACACAACAACTGGTCGATACAGACTAACGAAGGCGAAAACCTCATGGATCCCGGTAAAACTCCGAGAAAAAACGCGCAGTTTTTACTTTTTTTGACGGCCGTCATAAAAGCTGTCGATGAAAATCAGGATTTGCTTCGTATCAGCGTCGCAAGCGCAGGCAACGACTTAAGGCTCGGCGCAAGCGAAGCTCCTCCGGCAATAATCTCGATCTATCTCGGCGAAGAATTGGAAGCCGTGCTAGAGTCAATTAAGGACGGAACGCCGTATAATGAAGCTTCAAATCAAAAAATGACGATAGGCGTAGACGTGCTTCCCGCCATACCTAAGGATACGACGGACAGAAACAGGACGTCCCCGTTCGCATTTACCGGCAACAAGTTCGAATTTCGCTCTGTAGGTTCTTCTCTTTCAATTTCCGGCCCGGCGACGACTTTAAATGCCATCGTTACGGACAGCCTTAAAACCTTTGCGGACGAACTTGAAGGTTCAAAAAATTTCAACGCTGACCTTCAAAATTTAATAAAGAGGGAAATTACCGCCCATTGGAAAATCATATTTAACGGCAACGGATATGATGCAAATTGGTTAAAAGAAGCAAACAGGCGCGGGCTTATGAATTTAAAGTCGCTTCCGGACGCCATAGCCGAATATCTAAAGCCTAAGAACATCAAACTTTATACGCGAACGGGCGTTTACAGTGAAATAGAAATGCGCGGCCATTATGAAGTGAAAATTGAAAAATACTGTCAGGTCTTGAACATAGAAACCGAAACCATGCTTGAAATGATCAGGAAGGATATTCTTCCGGCTGCCTTTAAGTACATGAAAGAAATCAGCACGGCCGCCGCCGCGGTAAAAAATCTTGTTAAAAGCGCCGAATGCAAGGCGGAAACCGCTCTTATAAAAGCTCTCGACATCCTTACGGACGATCTTATGGAAAAAGCGGAGAATCTTGACGCCGTTCACCTTGAAGCAAAAAAGCTTACGGGAATAGAAAGCGCCAAATTTTATGCGGCTAAGGTTATTCCTGCGATGACGGAGGCTCGGGCTGCGGCAGACAAGATCGAACCTTTGATTGCTGAAGAATTCAAGCCCTTCCCGAGCTATGAAGATCTGCTTTTTCACATATAG